The following coding sequences are from one Epilithonimonas vandammei window:
- the hppD gene encoding 4-hydroxyphenylpyruvate dioxygenase gives MSTLTFAEKIAQAENFLPINGTDFIEFYVGNAKQAAHFYKTAFGFQSVAYAGSETGVRDRASYVLQQGKIRLVLTSGLRSDSPICEHHKKHGDGVKILALWVDDAYKAFEETTKRGGKPYLEPQTLTDEFGELKMSGVYTYGETVHMFIERKNYNGAFMPGYEKWESDYNPSDVGLLYVDHCVGNVGWERMIPTVEWYEKVMGFVNILSFDDKQINTEYSALMSKVMSNGNGFAKFPINEPAEGQKKSQVEEYLDFYEGEGVQHIAVATKDIVKTVTELKNRGVEFLSPPPEAYYEMIPERVGDIDEDIKKLQNLGILVDCDEEGYLLQIFTKPVEDRPTLFYEIIERHGAQSFGAGNFKALFEALEREQERRGNL, from the coding sequence ATGTCAACACTCACTTTTGCCGAGAAAATCGCACAAGCCGAGAATTTTCTCCCGATCAACGGAACCGATTTTATTGAGTTTTATGTAGGAAATGCCAAGCAAGCCGCCCATTTTTACAAAACGGCGTTTGGATTTCAATCCGTTGCTTATGCTGGTTCGGAAACTGGTGTCAGAGATAGAGCATCTTATGTTTTGCAACAAGGTAAAATCCGATTGGTTTTAACCTCTGGTCTTAGGTCAGACTCTCCAATTTGTGAACATCATAAAAAACACGGCGATGGTGTTAAGATTCTGGCACTTTGGGTAGATGATGCTTACAAAGCTTTTGAAGAAACAACAAAACGAGGCGGAAAGCCTTACCTAGAGCCTCAAACTTTGACAGACGAATTTGGAGAATTAAAAATGTCTGGCGTTTATACTTATGGCGAAACTGTTCATATGTTCATAGAGCGCAAAAATTACAATGGTGCTTTTATGCCAGGCTATGAAAAGTGGGAAAGTGATTATAATCCTTCTGATGTTGGGTTGTTATACGTTGACCATTGTGTAGGAAATGTCGGCTGGGAAAGAATGATTCCGACGGTGGAATGGTACGAGAAAGTTATGGGATTCGTGAATATCCTTTCCTTTGACGATAAGCAAATCAATACCGAATATTCTGCATTGATGTCAAAAGTTATGTCCAACGGAAATGGTTTTGCTAAATTCCCAATCAACGAACCGGCAGAAGGTCAGAAAAAATCTCAAGTAGAAGAATATTTGGATTTCTATGAAGGTGAAGGTGTTCAACATATTGCTGTTGCCACAAAGGACATTGTGAAAACCGTAACAGAACTTAAAAATAGAGGCGTAGAATTTCTTTCTCCACCGCCGGAAGCTTATTACGAAATGATTCCGGAAAGAGTCGGAGATATTGATGAAGATATCAAAAAACTTCAGAATCTTGGAATTTTGGTGGATTGTGATGAAGAAGGTTACTTGCTTCAGATTTTCACAAAACCAGTGGAAGACAGACCGACTTTGTTCTACGAAATCATCGAAAGACACGGTGCACAAAGTTTCGGAGCTGGGAATTTTAAGGCGCTTTTCGAAGCTTTGGAAAGAGAGCAAGAGAGACGTGGAAACTTGTAA
- a CDS encoding homogentisate 1,2-dioxygenase has protein sequence MRYVQLGKIPPKRHTIFKSEDDQFYYEQLFGTEGFHGIASLLYHTHRPTQIRSIGNVKDVTPKIAVEKNVTPRMIKGAKVSAEDDFLESRKVLMLNNDLKMGLAKPRKSADYFYKNAECDELLFVHAGKGTLKTMLGNIDFSVGDYLIIPRGTIYQLEVESEQNVFLFIEAHSPIYTPKRYRNEFGQLLEHSPFCERDIIPPTFVEPQNEKGDFLIKVKKENQITDFVYATHPFDVVGWDGYFYPYKFNIKNFEPITGRVHQPPPVHQNFEAHNFVVCSFVARMYDYHPQAIPAPYNHSNIDSDEVLFYTEGDFMSRNHVDLMDFSLHPGGIVHGPHPGAMERSIGKKFTDEYAVMVDPFRPLKLTEEAIKVEDPSYKTSWLE, from the coding sequence ATGAGATACGTTCAGCTGGGGAAAATTCCTCCAAAAAGACATACGATTTTTAAATCAGAAGATGACCAGTTTTATTACGAGCAACTCTTTGGCACAGAAGGTTTTCACGGGATTGCATCGTTGCTTTATCATACACATCGCCCGACTCAGATCAGATCAATTGGCAATGTAAAAGACGTAACACCCAAAATTGCGGTAGAAAAAAATGTGACACCAAGAATGATAAAAGGTGCAAAAGTATCGGCTGAGGATGATTTTTTGGAAAGCAGGAAAGTTCTGATGCTTAATAACGATCTCAAAATGGGTCTTGCAAAACCTAGAAAATCTGCTGATTATTTTTATAAAAATGCAGAATGTGATGAGTTACTTTTCGTCCACGCCGGAAAAGGAACTTTAAAAACAATGCTAGGAAACATCGATTTTTCTGTCGGCGATTATCTCATCATTCCAAGAGGAACAATTTATCAGTTGGAAGTTGAATCGGAACAAAATGTTTTCCTTTTTATAGAAGCCCATTCACCAATTTATACTCCGAAACGTTACCGAAATGAGTTCGGACAATTGCTGGAACATTCGCCGTTTTGTGAGCGGGATATTATTCCACCAACATTCGTAGAACCGCAAAATGAGAAAGGCGATTTTCTTATCAAAGTCAAAAAAGAAAACCAAATCACCGATTTTGTTTATGCAACACATCCATTTGATGTCGTAGGTTGGGACGGTTATTTTTATCCTTATAAATTCAATATTAAAAATTTTGAACCCATTACAGGCAGGGTTCATCAACCACCTCCGGTTCATCAGAATTTCGAAGCACACAATTTTGTGGTTTGTTCTTTTGTGGCAAGAATGTACGATTATCATCCGCAAGCTATTCCCGCGCCTTACAATCATTCCAACATCGATTCAGATGAGGTTTTGTTTTACACGGAAGGTGATTTTATGAGCAGAAATCACGTAGATCTGATGGATTTTTCGCTACATCCCGGTGGCATTGTTCACGGTCCGCATCCGGGTGCAATGGAAAGAAGCATTGGTAAAAAATTTACGGATGAATATGCGGTGATGGTTGACCCTTTCCGACCTTTGAAACTGACAGAAGAAGCGATAAAAGTGGAAGACCCGAGTTATAAAACGAGTTGGTTGGAATAA
- a CDS encoding UDP-N-acetylmuramate--L-alanine ligase, producing MKTHFIAIGGSAMHNLAIALKDKGYQVTGSDDAIFEPSKSRLERKGILPAELGWFPEKLTSDIDAVILGMHAHADNPELARAKELGLKIYSYPEFLYEQSKEKTRVVIGGSHGKTTITSMILHVLNFHQKDIDYMVGAQLEGFDCMVKITNDNDFMILEGDEYLSSPIDLRSKFLLYQPNIALISGIAWDHINVFKTFDDYVEQFRKFVASITPGGVLVYNEEDAEVVKVVESAENYFRKIPYHTPDYEIVNGIVNLKTDMGDIPLSVFGKHNLLNMEGARFICSQLGIMEEEFYEAIMSFKGASKRLEKVERKDGGLLYKDFAHAPSKVKATVSAFAEQFSKTETFGFLELHTYSSLNPVFLEQYDHAMDGLDNAVVFYSEDALKIKRMEPISPELIKEKFKNQNLRVFTNAEDLHKYWETLDKSKGAFLMMSSGNFGGLDLTK from the coding sequence TTGAAAACCCATTTCATTGCCATTGGCGGTTCTGCGATGCACAATCTTGCCATTGCGCTTAAAGATAAAGGCTATCAGGTGACTGGTTCCGACGATGCTATTTTCGAACCTTCAAAATCCAGATTGGAAAGAAAAGGAATTCTTCCTGCAGAGTTAGGTTGGTTTCCGGAAAAACTGACTTCGGATATTGATGCTGTCATTCTCGGGATGCACGCACACGCCGACAATCCCGAATTAGCAAGAGCAAAAGAGTTGGGATTGAAAATCTATTCTTATCCTGAGTTTCTTTACGAACAATCCAAAGAAAAAACGAGAGTTGTGATTGGTGGTTCTCACGGGAAAACGACGATTACATCAATGATTCTTCACGTCTTGAATTTCCATCAGAAAGACATAGATTATATGGTCGGCGCACAATTGGAAGGTTTTGATTGTATGGTGAAAATCACGAATGATAATGATTTTATGATTCTTGAAGGTGATGAATATCTGTCTTCTCCAATTGATTTACGTTCAAAATTTCTATTATACCAACCCAATATCGCTTTGATTTCCGGAATTGCTTGGGATCACATCAATGTTTTCAAAACCTTTGATGATTATGTTGAGCAGTTTAGAAAATTTGTGGCAAGCATAACTCCAGGCGGAGTTTTGGTTTATAACGAAGAAGATGCTGAAGTGGTAAAAGTAGTAGAAAGTGCTGAAAACTACTTCAGAAAAATTCCTTACCATACACCTGATTATGAAATCGTTAATGGCATTGTAAACCTGAAAACCGATATGGGAGATATCCCGTTATCTGTTTTTGGGAAACATAATTTGTTGAATATGGAAGGCGCAAGATTCATCTGTTCTCAGTTGGGAATTATGGAAGAGGAATTTTATGAAGCGATTATGAGTTTCAAAGGCGCTTCCAAAAGATTGGAGAAAGTGGAGAGAAAAGATGGCGGTTTGCTTTACAAAGATTTTGCGCACGCACCGAGTAAAGTGAAAGCAACGGTTTCAGCTTTTGCAGAGCAATTTTCAAAAACTGAGACTTTTGGTTTCTTGGAATTACACACTTATTCCAGCCTCAATCCAGTTTTCTTGGAACAATATGACCACGCAATGGACGGTTTGGATAATGCCGTAGTTTTCTATTCGGAAGATGCCTTGAAGATTAAAAGAATGGAACCTATATCTCCGGAATTAATCAAAGAAAAATTCAAGAATCAAAACCTGAGAGTCTTTACCAATGCAGAAGATTTGCATAAATATTGGGAAACCTTAGACAAATCTAAAGGCGCTTTTCTGATGATGAGTTCCGGCAATTTTGGTGGGTTGGATTTGACAAAATAA
- the fahA gene encoding fumarylacetoacetase translates to MKCFINYPSDSDFSIHNIPFGVCVFNKEFIACATRIGDIVIDLATLFDLGYFEDIKGFEENVFEGYTINEFIELGKPITNKVRERIQELLLEDSLLSKDERALEECFYNLDEIQMMMPLHIPNYTDFYSSIQHATNVGMMFRDPANALLPNWKHLPVGYHGRASSIVLSGIDITRPCGQIKPADSDKPIFSASKQLDFELEMAFVVNKNTALGERISIAEAEDAIFGMMIFNDWSARDIQSWEYVPLGPFLGKNFGSSISPWIVTLEALQPFKTESPKQEPEVLDYLKFEGNKNYDINLQVYLKPENSEENLISESNYKFMYWNMCQQLAHHTVNGCNIEVGDVYASGTISGENEKSYGSMLELTWKGTKPLQLKNGIERKFIEDGDTITMKAWSEKDGIRVGFGEVSGKILPAILQ, encoded by the coding sequence ATGAAATGCTTCATCAATTATCCTTCAGATTCCGATTTTTCAATTCATAATATTCCGTTTGGAGTTTGTGTTTTTAACAAAGAATTTATTGCTTGTGCTACAAGAATTGGCGATATCGTTATTGATTTGGCAACATTATTTGACCTTGGTTATTTTGAAGATATCAAAGGTTTCGAAGAAAATGTTTTTGAAGGTTACACGATTAACGAATTCATAGAATTGGGAAAACCAATTACGAATAAAGTTCGTGAAAGGATTCAGGAATTATTGTTAGAGGATTCATTGCTATCGAAAGATGAAAGAGCTTTGGAAGAATGTTTCTATAATCTGGATGAAATCCAAATGATGATGCCTTTGCATATTCCAAATTATACTGATTTTTACAGTAGCATTCAGCACGCCACCAATGTCGGAATGATGTTTCGCGATCCGGCAAATGCGTTATTACCAAACTGGAAACATCTGCCGGTTGGTTATCACGGTCGCGCTTCGTCGATTGTTTTATCAGGAATTGATATCACAAGGCCTTGCGGACAAATCAAACCTGCTGATTCAGATAAACCGATTTTCAGTGCCTCAAAACAACTCGATTTTGAATTAGAAATGGCTTTTGTTGTCAATAAAAATACAGCTTTGGGAGAAAGGATTTCTATTGCGGAAGCAGAAGATGCGATTTTCGGAATGATGATTTTCAACGATTGGTCAGCAAGAGATATCCAAAGTTGGGAATATGTTCCTTTGGGTCCATTTTTAGGGAAAAATTTCGGTTCGTCTATTTCGCCTTGGATTGTGACTTTGGAAGCTTTACAACCATTCAAAACTGAATCTCCAAAGCAAGAACCGGAAGTTTTAGATTATTTAAAATTCGAAGGCAATAAAAATTATGACATCAATCTTCAGGTTTATTTAAAACCGGAAAATTCTGAAGAAAATCTAATTTCTGAGAGCAATTACAAATTTATGTATTGGAATATGTGTCAGCAATTGGCACATCATACTGTAAATGGTTGTAATATAGAAGTTGGCGATGTTTACGCCAGCGGAACTATTTCAGGAGAAAATGAAAAATCTTACGGTTCTATGTTGGAATTGACCTGGAAAGGGACAAAACCTTTGCAGCTCAAAAACGGAATCGAAAGAAAATTCATAGAAGACGGCGATACAATCACGATGAAAGCTTGGTCAGAAAAAGACGGAATCCGAGTTGGTTTTGGCGAAGTTTCTGGAAAGATTTTACCAGCAATTTTACAATAA
- a CDS encoding acetyl-CoA hydrolase/transferase family protein, whose product MLNYVSVEEAVSVIKSGDRIFGHGSACTPNLFYDELANQAHRLKDVEMVSITQQGNVEIAKPQYKDSFYINSLFTSAPVRDAVNSENGDFVPIFLSEIPILFKNEILPLDVAMITVSPPDNHGYCTLGTSVDIARSAIDTAKIIIAIVNPKMPRTHGDGMIHISRIAKAVWSEEELLTIDYGAKVGEEEMLIGKNVAELIDDKATIQMGIGTIPDAVLKCLNNHKDLGVHTEMLSDGVIDLILNDVINNKYKGTHTNRTITSFCFGTRRLYDFVDDNPAIAFMDVQHVNFPINIMKNKKMHAINSAIEIDLTGQVCADSIGTYQFSGIGGQMDFMRGAALSEGGKPIMAISSRTKKGVPRIVPFLKQGAGVVTTRGHIHYVVTEFGTAYLYGKNLRQRAKALIEISHPDDREMLDKAAYERFK is encoded by the coding sequence ATGTTGAATTATGTTTCGGTAGAAGAAGCGGTTTCTGTAATAAAAAGTGGCGACAGGATATTCGGCCACGGAAGTGCCTGTACACCCAATCTTTTTTATGATGAGCTTGCAAATCAGGCCCACAGGCTAAAAGATGTGGAAATGGTTTCTATCACCCAACAAGGAAATGTTGAAATTGCAAAACCTCAATATAAAGACAGTTTTTATATCAATTCCCTCTTTACTTCTGCTCCAGTACGCGATGCAGTAAACTCGGAAAATGGTGATTTTGTCCCAATTTTCCTTAGCGAAATACCGATACTTTTTAAAAACGAGATTCTCCCGTTAGATGTTGCAATGATTACCGTTTCGCCTCCGGATAATCATGGCTATTGTACGTTGGGAACTTCTGTGGACATTGCCAGAAGTGCGATTGACACAGCGAAAATAATTATTGCAATTGTTAACCCAAAAATGCCAAGAACGCACGGCGACGGAATGATTCACATTAGCCGGATTGCAAAAGCAGTCTGGAGTGAGGAAGAACTGCTAACCATCGATTACGGTGCAAAAGTAGGAGAAGAAGAAATGCTTATCGGGAAGAATGTTGCGGAACTTATTGATGACAAAGCAACCATACAAATGGGTATAGGAACCATTCCAGATGCTGTTCTGAAGTGTCTTAATAATCATAAAGACTTAGGCGTTCATACAGAAATGCTGAGCGATGGGGTTATTGATCTGATTCTGAATGATGTCATCAATAATAAATATAAAGGAACACACACCAATAGGACGATTACCAGTTTTTGCTTTGGAACAAGACGTTTATATGATTTCGTGGATGACAATCCTGCAATTGCCTTTATGGATGTGCAGCATGTTAATTTCCCGATTAACATCATGAAAAACAAAAAAATGCACGCTATCAATTCTGCGATTGAGATTGATTTGACAGGTCAAGTTTGTGCAGATTCCATAGGAACATATCAGTTCAGCGGGATTGGCGGGCAAATGGACTTTATGCGCGGCGCGGCGTTGAGTGAAGGTGGAAAACCAATCATGGCAATATCATCCAGAACTAAAAAAGGCGTTCCTAGAATTGTCCCTTTTCTGAAACAAGGTGCCGGCGTTGTAACCACCAGAGGTCATATTCATTACGTTGTAACGGAGTTTGGAACTGCCTATCTTTACGGGAAAAATCTCAGACAGCGCGCAAAAGCTTTAATAGAAATTTCTCATCCAGATGATAGGGAAATGCTGGATAAAGCAGCTTATGAAAGATTCAAATAA
- a CDS encoding sensor histidine kinase has protein sequence MKPLLSKTTKPFIIYVLIILVISIPAYYLVVDAIWKHELDEHNDIVARKTASQINSLKLSEEKLIETIQLWNDVQPSTNIRKLEKNDNLKDSIFIVEKPHDFLHFEEIDRFRCLSKVIYLNQKPYRFNIETNIEETQETIFFISITTVFLFVLIVGGLLFLNRRLSKSVWKPFRETLDQLKTFSLNNQTKIEFSKTDVSEFDELNQSLTKLIEHNVSVYKTQKEFTENASHELQTPLAILKNKLDILLQNQDLTEKQYQIAEEMNRALSRSSRINKNLLLLAKIENNQFENSEIHLDELLNQSMEILQEHFEQKNISVKTEISDNVTVNGNIGLTEVLINNLILNAIRHTPIRGFISIKLNNSVFEVSNSGTEKLNSDLLFKRFSRFSKDNNGSGLGLAIVKEICKSQNWTIDYRFENNNHIFSVKL, from the coding sequence TTGAAACCGCTACTTAGTAAAACCACCAAACCCTTCATCATCTATGTCCTGATTATTCTGGTCATCAGTATTCCTGCGTATTATCTGGTGGTTGATGCCATCTGGAAGCACGAGTTGGATGAACATAATGATATTGTTGCCAGAAAAACAGCTTCCCAAATCAATAGTTTGAAGTTGTCTGAGGAAAAACTGATTGAAACTATACAACTTTGGAACGATGTCCAACCCAGTACTAATATCCGGAAATTAGAAAAAAATGATAACCTGAAAGACAGCATTTTTATCGTAGAAAAACCTCATGATTTTCTCCATTTCGAAGAGATTGACAGATTCCGATGCTTGTCAAAAGTTATCTACCTCAATCAAAAACCTTATCGTTTCAACATAGAAACCAATATCGAAGAAACTCAGGAAACCATTTTCTTTATCTCGATTACGACTGTGTTCCTTTTTGTTCTGATTGTCGGCGGATTGTTATTTCTCAACAGACGACTTTCAAAATCGGTTTGGAAACCATTTCGTGAGACTTTGGATCAACTGAAAACCTTCAGTCTTAATAATCAGACAAAAATTGAATTTTCAAAAACGGATGTTTCCGAATTTGATGAACTGAATCAATCATTAACTAAATTAATAGAACATAACGTTTCGGTTTACAAAACCCAGAAAGAGTTTACAGAAAATGCCTCTCACGAGTTGCAGACACCTTTGGCGATTCTGAAAAACAAACTCGATATTCTGTTACAAAATCAAGATTTGACGGAGAAACAATATCAAATTGCCGAAGAAATGAACCGCGCTTTGTCCAGAAGTTCCAGAATCAACAAAAACCTTTTATTATTAGCAAAAATTGAAAATAATCAGTTTGAAAATTCTGAAATACATCTGGACGAATTACTGAATCAAAGTATGGAAATTTTACAGGAACATTTTGAACAAAAAAACATCTCTGTAAAAACTGAAATTTCTGATAATGTTACAGTGAACGGAAATATCGGATTAACCGAAGTTTTGATTAATAATCTCATTTTAAATGCTATTCGGCATACTCCGATTAGAGGTTTTATTTCTATTAAATTAAACAATTCCGTTTTTGAAGTTTCTAATTCAGGAACAGAAAAACTGAACTCGGATTTGCTGTTCAAGCGGTTTTCAAGGTTCTCGAAAGACAATAACGGAAGCGGACTTGGGCTTGCCATTGTGAAAGAAATCTGCAAATCTCAGAACTGGACTATCGATTACAGATTCGAAAATAATAATCATATTTTCTCGGTAAAACTGTAA
- a CDS encoding response regulator transcription factor yields MKILIIEDETELAKSIAEYLSEESYLCEFAFTFYEAMYKIETFQYDCIILDIMLPDGNGLKILEELKSQNKQDGVIIVSAKNALDDKIKGLQLGADDYLTKPFHLPELMARIYSIIRRKQFNNSNIITQNELQIDLLSKTVSVNNEVIALTKKEFDLLIYFIGNKNKVISKSTLAEHLSGDFADMLDNHDFVYAHVKNLKKKLNDAGCGQYLKTVYGTGYKWENS; encoded by the coding sequence ATGAAAATCCTGATTATAGAAGACGAAACCGAATTGGCGAAAAGCATTGCAGAATATCTCTCCGAGGAAAGCTATCTCTGCGAATTTGCTTTTACCTTCTACGAAGCAATGTACAAGATAGAAACGTTTCAGTATGATTGCATTATCCTCGACATTATGCTTCCCGACGGAAACGGACTCAAGATTTTGGAAGAATTGAAATCTCAAAATAAGCAAGACGGTGTCATCATTGTTTCTGCAAAAAATGCTTTGGATGATAAAATAAAAGGTTTGCAATTAGGGGCAGACGATTATCTTACAAAACCGTTTCATCTGCCAGAATTGATGGCAAGAATTTATTCTATTATTCGTAGAAAACAGTTCAATAATTCTAATATTATTACTCAAAATGAATTACAAATTGACCTTTTATCCAAAACCGTTTCTGTTAATAATGAAGTGATTGCATTGACAAAAAAAGAGTTTGATTTGCTAATTTATTTTATCGGCAATAAAAATAAAGTCATTTCAAAAAGTACCTTAGCAGAGCATCTTTCCGGAGATTTTGCAGATATGTTGGACAATCACGATTTTGTGTATGCCCACGTTAAAAATTTAAAGAAGAAATTAAATGATGCAGGCTGTGGACAATACTTAAAAACAGTTTACGGAACTGGCTACAAATGGGAAAATTCTTAA